In a single window of the Papaver somniferum cultivar HN1 chromosome 8, ASM357369v1, whole genome shotgun sequence genome:
- the LOC113305456 gene encoding protein NRT1/ PTR FAMILY 5.10-like, which translates to MAVSPAKRGNDEDEPLMKTTSSNHLISTSSDTIEGIVDYRGEQVLSYGSNIGGWRSALLIIGAEFGETVAYYGISSNLIRYLTGPLGMSTVTAVANINAWCGMVWMLPLLGAFVADSYLGRYRTIFYSSVICVLVRLGFLTLLVLLNSLMTPTGDDAANETSSDSPPSLVLFFFLSLYLISIGKAGFKPCAEAFSADQFDERNPEERSSKSSFFNWWYFGLCVGSSISHLVLTYIQDNISWVLGFAIPCICMLLGLLVFIHGKKTYRFSIDEDKENPILRIFRVYVASARNWRATSIATEVEGRKISYNHQLRVGAHQLKFLEKALIELPNLDELGSNQHGISCTIDQVEDAKVILRLVPIWIVCLVYAIVYAQCSTFFTKQASTMNRTIRQGIQIPPASLLNVISLSIIIFIPIYDRNFVPLSRVLTQKESGITMLHRIGCGIFLSTMAMVLAALVEKKRLQTALDFGLIDKPNEIILISFWWLVPQYILFGIAEVFAMVGLQEFFYDQVPDDLRSMGLSLYLSIFGIGDFLSGFLIYAINKSTSRRIQGTWFPDNLNRAHLDYFYWFLAGLSALNLVVYLHVSKFFLYRKRERYGLLQNPIQIDWLVRHKLVL; encoded by the exons ATGGCAGTATCACCTGCAAAACGTGGAAATGATGAGGATGAACCTTTGATGAAAACCACCAGTAGTAATCATCTGATCAGTACTAGTTCTGATACAATTGAAGGTATTGTTGATTATAGAGGAGAGCAAGTACTGAGTTATGGATCAAATATTGGTGGTTGGAGATCAGCTCTTCTCATAATTGGAGCTGAATTTGGAGAGACTGTAGCTTACTATGGCATATCTTCAAATCTGATCAGGTATCTAACTGGTCCTTTAGGCATGTCCACTGTTACAGCTGTAGCTAATATCAACGCTTGGTGTGGTATGGTATGGATGCTTCCGCTTCTTGGTGCCTTTGTTGCGGACTCTTATCTTGGTCGATATCGTACCATCTTCTACTCTTCTGTCATCTGTGTACTGGTAA GACTAGGATTTCTAACTCTATTAGTACTTCTAAATTCTCTTATGACCCCCACCGGAGACGACGCagcgaatgaaacttcttctgattctccTCCTTCTTTAGTCctgtttttctttttatcattGTACCTAATATCAATTGGCAAGGCTGGATTTAAGCCATGCGCAGAAGCTTTTAGTGCCGATCAATTTGATGAACGAAACCCCGAGGAGAGATCATCCAAAAGCTCATTCTTCAATTGGTGGTATTTCGGATTATGTGTTGGTAGTAGCATTTCTCATCTGGTCTTGACCTATATTCAAGATAACATAAGCTGGGTTCTTGGCTTCGCCATTCCTTGCATTTGTATGCTCCTTGGGCTCTTAGTATTTATACACGGAAAGAAAACATACCGTTTTAGTATAGATGAGGACAAAGAAAATCCAATATTAAGAATATTTAGAGTATATGTTGCATCTGCAAGGAATTGGAGAGCTACTTCCATTGCTACCGAAGTGGAGGGAAGAAAAATATCGTACAATCATCAACTTCGTGTCGGTGCTCACCAATTAAA GTTTTTGGAAAAGGCATTGATCGAATTACCAAACTTGGATGAACTTGGTTCAAATCAACATGGCATATCATGTACTATTGATCAGGTTGAAGATGCAAAAGTAATTCTACGCTTGGTTCCTATATGGATTGTATGTTTAGTGTATGCAATTGTGTATGCTCAATGCTCAACTTTCTTCACAAAGCAGGCAAGCACCATGAACAGAACAATAAGACAAGGCATCCAAATACCACCAGCATCCCTTTTAAACGTCATTTCTTTATCAATCATTATTTTCATTCCAATTTATgatagaaattttgttcctttaagTCGAGTTTTAACCCAAAAAGAAAGTGGCATAACAATGCTTCATAGAATTGGTTGCGGCATATTTCTATCTACAATGGCAATGGTTTTAGCGGCTTTAGTTGAGAAGAAGAGACTTCAAACTGCTTTGGATTTCGGATTAATAGACAAGCCGAATGAAATAATTCTTATCAGTTTCTGGTGGTTGGTTCCTCAATATATATTGTTTGGTATTGCTGAGGTTTTTGCCATGGTTGGCTTGCAAGAATTCTTTTACGATCAAGTGCCAGACGACTTGAGAAGTATGGGTCTTTCTTTGTATTTGAGCATTTTTGGCATAGGGGACTTTTTGAGCGGCTTTCTCATATATGCCATTAATAAATCAACTAGTAGGCGCATTCAAGGTACTTGGTTCCCTGATAACCTAAATCGAGCTCATCTCGATTATTTTTATTGGTTCCTTGCTGGACTTAGCGCGTTAAATTTAGTTGTCTACTTGCATGTTTCAAAGTTTTTTCTCTATAGAAAAAGGGAGAGGTACGGTTTACTCCAAAATCCCATTCAAATAGACTGGTTAGTTAGGCACAAGTTAGTTCTCTAG